One region of Dokdonia sp. 4H-3-7-5 genomic DNA includes:
- a CDS encoding efflux RND transporter periplasmic adaptor subunit, giving the protein MKTIKYIPITVMFFALTLLSCGDTKSEDGHDEATHSDTEENNSEGETGQENLNEGEAQEVMLTAQQFDALQMEIDTLAQRNMSGYVEANGTLEVPPQNEANITALAGANVASIEVIEGDEVKKNQAVAYLSHPSIIQIQSDYLNAYSNSKFLKQEYERQKRLYEAGVASGMNFQKATADYQSSTAMVKGLEAQLRQYNINTSGVRNGTIYQSVALRSPIAGVVEKVFIKTGQYVEPQTNLMQIVDTDHVHADLMVFEKDVDKVKKGQKVRFSIQSRPGKELEAEIYSVSQTFEQDPKAVHVHAEIENKGGGLIPGMYIKGKIEVDYQQTTALPESAIVTEAGKNYVFTAQKEGDAWSFKPVEVTTGEKDGDWIAIRFFETPDPNTRFAFNNAYYLMGEMKKGETEHEH; this is encoded by the coding sequence ATGAAAACGATAAAATATATACCGATTACCGTAATGTTTTTTGCATTGACATTACTCAGCTGTGGCGACACAAAATCTGAAGATGGCCACGATGAAGCCACCCATTCTGATACAGAAGAAAACAATTCTGAGGGTGAGACCGGTCAAGAAAACCTTAACGAAGGCGAAGCTCAAGAAGTAATGCTCACGGCACAGCAGTTTGATGCCTTACAAATGGAAATTGACACGCTCGCGCAACGCAATATGAGTGGTTATGTAGAAGCAAACGGTACGCTGGAAGTACCACCGCAAAACGAAGCAAATATTACCGCGCTTGCAGGAGCAAATGTGGCATCCATAGAGGTTATAGAAGGAGACGAAGTCAAAAAGAATCAAGCGGTGGCTTATTTATCACATCCCAGCATCATCCAGATTCAATCAGATTATTTGAACGCTTACAGCAATAGTAAATTTCTGAAACAGGAATATGAACGTCAAAAAAGACTTTATGAAGCTGGTGTAGCATCAGGAATGAATTTCCAAAAAGCAACGGCAGACTATCAGTCATCTACCGCAATGGTAAAAGGGCTTGAAGCGCAGTTGCGACAGTACAACATCAATACGAGTGGTGTGCGCAATGGTACAATCTATCAGAGTGTGGCATTGCGCAGTCCCATAGCAGGTGTCGTAGAAAAAGTATTTATAAAGACTGGGCAATATGTGGAGCCACAGACCAACTTAATGCAAATAGTAGATACAGACCACGTGCACGCAGATTTAATGGTTTTTGAAAAAGATGTGGACAAAGTGAAGAAAGGCCAAAAAGTACGTTTCAGTATTCAATCGAGGCCAGGAAAAGAGCTGGAAGCCGAAATTTATTCGGTTAGTCAAACTTTTGAGCAAGATCCAAAAGCGGTTCACGTTCACGCTGAAATTGAGAATAAAGGAGGTGGTCTTATCCCTGGTATGTATATAAAAGGTAAAATTGAAGTTGATTACCAACAGACTACTGCACTACCTGAAAGTGCCATAGTTACAGAAGCTGGAAAGAATTATGTATTTACAGCGCAAAAAGAAGGCGATGCTTGGAGTTTTAAACCAGTAGAGGTTACAACAGGCGAGAAAGATGGCGACTGGATAGCCATACGCTTTTTTGAAACCCCAGATCCTAACACACGTTTTGCATTCAACAATGCCTATTACCTGATGGGAGAAATGAAAAAGGGAGAAACTGAACACGAACATTAA
- a CDS encoding Fur family transcriptional regulator, producing MTEIEKTLSDHKVRPTAMRILIYKYLAQRKIALALLDIETAFAKAERSTIFRTLKTFEENGIVHQIEDGTGITKYALCEPGCNCEIDQDLHLHFHCSNCDETVCLTEHKIPHINLPDGYVAEDVNLVVTGVCEKCSS from the coding sequence ATGACTGAAATAGAAAAAACATTGAGCGATCATAAGGTGCGTCCTACCGCAATGCGCATTTTGATCTACAAATATCTGGCTCAACGAAAGATTGCACTGGCTTTGCTTGATATAGAGACCGCTTTCGCGAAAGCGGAACGATCTACCATCTTTAGAACATTAAAAACTTTTGAAGAGAACGGTATTGTACACCAAATAGAAGATGGTACCGGTATCACTAAGTACGCACTTTGTGAGCCAGGTTGCAATTGCGAGATAGATCAAGATTTACACTTGCATTTTCATTGCAGTAATTGTGATGAAACTGTTTGCTTGACAGAACATAAAATACCACACATCAACCTTCCAGATGGCTACGTAGCCGAAGATGTAAATCTTGTTGTGACAGGTGTTTGTGAAAAGTGCAGTAGTTGA
- a CDS encoding heavy metal translocating P-type ATPase, translated as MKKKKVNLRDIDPKEHQGEHSHDDGHNHDHGDGSAFKTYIPAIVSFVMLILGIAVDYFDAIPAFKGWVRIVWYTIAYLPVGFPVIKEGWKSIMRGDVFTEFFLMSIATLGAFAIGEYPEGVAVMLFYAVGELFQNAAVNRAKGNIKALLDVRPNEALVYRDGDYVSVNPETVEIGEKIQVRVGEKVPLDGILLSEKGSFNTAALTGESKPDTIAKGDSVFAGSINLDGVIEVETTKEFKDSSIARILDMVQNATARKSKTELFIRKFARIYTPIVVFLAIGLTFLPYFFVDDYVFRDWLYRALIFLVISCPCALVISIPLGYFGGLGAASRNGILFKGASFLDAMTQVNTVVMDKTGTVTKAVFKIKEIVTGSAFAKAEFMKYLMAMEEQSTHPIAIAIMEYKAEGADYNATDVSEIAGKGLKGSVNGKTVLVGNKALMTAHQIEVPAETDNIVESIVMVGIDGAFAGYVTIADELKDDAHQAIKEIRAAGIDKIIMLSGDKDSITQEVAKELGIDWAKGGMLPEDKLNEVEKLKQQPDTKVAFIGDGINDAPVLAASDVGIAMGGLGSDVAIETADVIIQTDQPSKISRAIKIGRSTRRVVWQNIILAFGVKVIVLILGAGGLATMWEAVFADVGVALLAILNAVRLQKMKWD; from the coding sequence ATGAAAAAGAAAAAAGTAAACTTACGTGACATAGACCCAAAAGAACATCAAGGCGAACATTCTCACGATGATGGTCACAATCACGATCACGGAGATGGAAGTGCATTTAAAACGTACATCCCTGCGATAGTAAGCTTTGTAATGCTTATTCTAGGCATAGCTGTTGATTATTTTGATGCCATTCCAGCCTTTAAAGGTTGGGTACGGATTGTTTGGTACACCATTGCTTATTTACCTGTAGGTTTTCCAGTTATTAAAGAAGGTTGGAAAAGTATTATGCGTGGAGACGTCTTTACAGAATTTTTCTTAATGTCCATTGCCACCTTGGGTGCATTTGCGATTGGAGAATATCCAGAAGGGGTAGCCGTAATGCTGTTTTATGCTGTGGGCGAACTCTTCCAGAATGCGGCTGTTAACCGTGCAAAAGGAAATATAAAAGCCCTACTCGATGTAAGACCAAATGAGGCATTAGTTTATCGTGATGGCGATTATGTTTCAGTAAATCCCGAGACAGTTGAAATTGGCGAAAAGATACAGGTACGTGTAGGCGAAAAAGTCCCACTAGATGGTATTCTGCTTTCTGAAAAGGGTTCTTTTAATACTGCTGCCTTGACAGGCGAAAGCAAACCTGATACTATTGCTAAAGGCGATAGTGTTTTTGCTGGAAGTATTAATCTCGATGGAGTTATTGAAGTTGAAACAACAAAAGAATTTAAGGACAGTTCCATTGCACGTATTCTCGATATGGTGCAAAACGCAACTGCTAGAAAATCAAAAACGGAATTGTTCATTAGAAAATTTGCTCGGATTTATACGCCTATCGTTGTATTCCTTGCCATCGGCCTGACGTTTCTTCCTTACTTTTTTGTAGATGATTATGTGTTTAGAGATTGGTTATATCGTGCATTGATATTCCTCGTGATTTCGTGTCCTTGTGCTTTGGTTATCTCGATACCGCTAGGTTATTTCGGTGGTTTGGGAGCTGCTTCACGTAATGGTATTCTTTTTAAGGGTGCGTCCTTTCTCGATGCAATGACTCAAGTTAATACCGTAGTGATGGATAAGACGGGAACGGTCACTAAAGCAGTATTTAAGATTAAAGAAATTGTTACTGGTTCCGCTTTCGCGAAAGCAGAATTTATGAAATACCTAATGGCAATGGAAGAGCAATCCACGCATCCAATAGCAATAGCCATTATGGAATATAAGGCTGAAGGAGCAGATTATAATGCTACAGACGTTTCTGAAATTGCAGGTAAAGGTTTGAAAGGTAGCGTAAATGGAAAAACAGTCTTAGTTGGGAACAAAGCATTGATGACAGCACATCAGATAGAAGTTCCAGCAGAAACAGACAACATTGTTGAGTCTATAGTGATGGTAGGTATAGATGGCGCATTTGCAGGTTATGTAACAATCGCCGATGAATTGAAAGACGATGCGCATCAAGCGATCAAAGAAATAAGGGCAGCAGGAATCGATAAGATTATTATGCTTTCTGGAGATAAGGATTCTATCACTCAAGAAGTAGCAAAAGAATTAGGCATCGACTGGGCAAAAGGTGGAATGCTTCCAGAAGACAAACTCAATGAGGTGGAAAAATTAAAACAGCAACCAGATACTAAGGTGGCTTTTATAGGTGATGGTATTAATGATGCGCCTGTACTTGCGGCTAGTGATGTAGGAATCGCGATGGGCGGTCTTGGTAGCGATGTGGCTATTGAAACCGCAGATGTTATTATACAAACAGATCAACCCAGTAAAATCTCAAGAGCGATAAAAATAGGCCGTTCTACACGTCGGGTTGTTTGGCAAAATATCATACTTGCCTTTGGCGTGAAAGTTATTGTATTAATATTAGGCGCTGGTGGTCTCGCCACAATGTGGGAAGCAGTCTTTGCAGATGTAGGTGTAGCACTGCTCGCTATTCTCAATGCTGTGCGATTACAGAAAATGAAGTGGGATTAA
- a CDS encoding GDCCVxC domain-containing (seleno)protein: protein MQTIFKSEITCPACGYKKEENMPTNACQFFYECKDCKIVLKPKEGDCCVYCSYGTVPCPPIQQNKSCC from the coding sequence ATGCAAACCATATTTAAATCGGAAATCACTTGCCCAGCCTGTGGTTATAAAAAAGAAGAAAATATGCCAACAAATGCCTGTCAGTTCTTTTATGAATGTAAGGATTGTAAAATAGTTCTCAAACCAAAGGAAGGAGATTGCTGCGTGTATTGCTCATACGGAACCGTTCCTTGTCCACCAATTCAACAAAACAAAAGTTGTTGCTAA
- the merTP gene encoding mercuric transport protein MerTP — protein MKNKLAVTSILTAITASLCCITPVLALIAGTSGVASTFSWIEPFRPYLIGLTILVLLFAWYQKLRPEKEIDCECETDEKPKFMYSKTFLGIVTAFAIVMLAFPYYSSMLYPKTEKQIIIVNNSNIKTTEYKISGMTCASCEAHVNHEVNKLNGIVNSKTSYENANAIIKYDKTKTNETEIEKAINATGYKVTDKNKIDANHI, from the coding sequence ATGAAAAATAAACTAGCGGTTACAAGTATCCTAACAGCAATCACAGCTTCATTGTGTTGTATCACACCTGTTCTGGCATTAATTGCAGGAACAAGTGGTGTAGCTTCAACTTTTTCTTGGATAGAACCATTTAGACCTTACTTAATAGGGCTAACAATATTAGTTCTTCTGTTTGCTTGGTATCAAAAATTGAGACCAGAAAAAGAAATAGACTGCGAATGTGAAACGGATGAAAAACCAAAATTTATGTATTCAAAAACCTTTTTAGGTATTGTAACGGCATTTGCAATTGTGATGTTGGCTTTCCCATACTACTCAAGTATGTTATATCCAAAAACCGAAAAACAAATCATAATAGTTAATAACTCAAATATCAAAACAACAGAGTATAAAATAAGCGGTATGACCTGTGCCAGTTGTGAAGCACACGTAAACCACGAAGTAAATAAACTCAACGGAATTGTAAATTCAAAAACATCATACGAAAATGCTAACGCAATTATTAAGTATGATAAAACTAAAACGAACGAAACGGAAATTGAGAAAGCAATTAATGCTACAGGTTATAAAGTAACTGATAAAAATAAAATTGATGCAAACCATATTTAA
- a CDS encoding cation diffusion facilitator family transporter, protein MDKTRKNNLKQARTLQIWNVIYDAIEVVVSLIAGFTANSSALIGWGLDSTIEVVSAGTLGWRLHGEIKGIDEEKVKRRQKVTLNVIAISFTLICVFISYDSITKLINQETANWSTMGLIILLVSLVVNPILIYFKRKYGKKLDSPALLADAKDTFICLYQTVVVLIGLLLVNWLGWWWADPVAALLIVPYAAKEGWEAYNKARNINYNIAKND, encoded by the coding sequence ATGGATAAGACAAGAAAAAATAATCTTAAACAAGCCAGAACACTACAGATTTGGAACGTTATTTATGATGCTATTGAAGTAGTGGTCTCGCTTATAGCAGGATTTACGGCCAATAGTTCGGCATTGATTGGTTGGGGATTAGACAGCACAATTGAAGTCGTAAGTGCGGGAACATTAGGCTGGCGACTACACGGCGAGATTAAAGGTATTGATGAAGAAAAAGTAAAACGAAGACAAAAAGTTACTCTTAATGTAATTGCAATTTCATTTACGCTCATCTGTGTTTTCATTTCGTATGACTCCATTACAAAACTTATAAATCAAGAAACTGCAAACTGGAGTACGATGGGACTGATCATATTATTGGTTTCCCTGGTTGTAAATCCTATCCTGATCTATTTCAAAAGAAAATATGGAAAGAAACTGGACAGTCCTGCCTTACTGGCCGATGCCAAGGATACCTTTATTTGCTTGTACCAGACCGTGGTCGTACTTATAGGTTTACTATTGGTCAATTGGTTAGGCTGGTGGTGGGCAGACCCTGTGGCAGCATTGCTTATCGTGCCCTATGCGGCAAAAGAAGGCTGGGAAGCCTACAACAAAGCCAGAAACATCAATTATAACATCGCGAAAAATGACTGA